One region of Candidatus Eremiobacterota bacterium genomic DNA includes:
- a CDS encoding putative toxin-antitoxin system toxin component, PIN family, with protein sequence MKVVLDASVLVAAAIAWYEKRPAESRWLIEVALIGQRRYENVTSEPLIFELRSALERNPRVGEAFAERFVRAVGSKSTFIPIYNVPMGARDPRDDKVIETAMNANVDAIVTEDHDLHDADAQRAIAKTGIGIRDRPIQVWNARTLVAALSGRPRFRPLVLPATVAA encoded by the coding sequence ATGAAGGTCGTGCTCGATGCGAGCGTGCTGGTCGCTGCGGCGATCGCCTGGTACGAGAAACGCCCCGCGGAATCGCGGTGGCTGATCGAGGTGGCATTGATCGGACAGCGGCGGTATGAGAACGTCACTTCCGAACCGCTCATATTCGAGCTGCGGTCTGCGTTGGAACGCAACCCGCGGGTGGGCGAAGCTTTCGCGGAGCGCTTCGTCCGCGCAGTAGGCTCGAAATCGACATTCATACCGATCTACAATGTCCCGATGGGTGCGCGTGATCCGCGGGACGACAAGGTGATCGAGACCGCGATGAACGCCAACGTCGACGCGATCGTTACGGAAGACCACGATCTGCACGACGCCGATGCGCAGCGCGCGATCGCGAAGACCGGGATCGGTATCCGCGATCGGCCGATTCAAGTCTGGAATGCCCGCACGCTGGTCGCTGCGCTGAGCGGCCGGCCCCGGTTCCGCCCGCTGGTTCTGCCCGCAACGGTTGCGGCCTGA
- a CDS encoding cysteine desulfurase, whose product MARIYLDHAATTPVRPDAVTAMVPLLGGGYNPSSLHAEGRAARAALDEARETVARVIGAGPREIVFTGSGSEADVLAVVGTARAQAGRGRHVVTTVAEHHAVLHAVEVLERDGWSVTRLAVDRRGLVDPEAFASALTPETTLATVMLANNELGVVQPVAELARLARSRGVLFHTDAIQAAGWLPLDVRALGVDLLSLSGHKFHGPKGVGALYVRHRTPLEPLIVGGGQEQGLRAGTEDVAGIAGFATALALADAERPETAPRVAALRDRLEAGILAAIPDVVVNGAGAPRLPGILSVAFAGAPSDALLIRLDLEGIAASAGSACAAGSLEPSHVAAAIGLDERRRRSVVRFSLGRGTTEREIDEVVGRLPALVAAVRVPLSV is encoded by the coding sequence ATGGCGCGCATCTACCTCGATCACGCGGCGACGACGCCGGTGCGGCCGGACGCCGTCACCGCGATGGTCCCGCTGCTCGGCGGAGGCTATAACCCCAGCTCCTTGCATGCCGAAGGGCGCGCGGCGCGCGCCGCGCTCGACGAGGCGCGCGAGACGGTCGCTCGCGTCATCGGCGCGGGCCCGCGCGAGATCGTCTTCACCGGCAGCGGCTCGGAGGCCGACGTCCTCGCCGTCGTCGGCACGGCCCGGGCGCAGGCCGGCCGCGGCCGGCACGTCGTCACGACCGTTGCCGAGCACCATGCCGTGCTGCACGCCGTCGAAGTCCTCGAGCGGGACGGCTGGAGCGTCACGCGGCTGGCCGTCGACCGGCGCGGGTTGGTCGATCCCGAGGCGTTCGCCTCCGCGCTGACGCCCGAGACCACGCTCGCCACCGTCATGCTGGCGAACAACGAGCTGGGCGTCGTCCAGCCGGTCGCGGAGCTCGCGCGCCTCGCGCGCTCGCGCGGCGTCCTCTTTCACACCGACGCGATCCAGGCGGCGGGCTGGCTCCCGCTGGACGTGAGGGCCCTCGGCGTCGACCTGCTCTCCCTCTCCGGGCACAAGTTCCACGGCCCGAAGGGCGTCGGGGCACTGTACGTCCGCCACCGCACGCCGCTTGAGCCGCTGATCGTCGGCGGCGGCCAGGAGCAGGGCCTGCGGGCCGGCACCGAAGACGTCGCCGGAATCGCCGGCTTCGCCACCGCGCTGGCCCTCGCCGACGCCGAGCGCCCCGAGACCGCGCCCCGCGTCGCGGCGCTGCGCGACCGGCTGGAGGCCGGGATCCTGGCTGCGATCCCCGACGTCGTCGTGAACGGCGCGGGCGCTCCGCGGCTCCCGGGAATCCTCAGCGTCGCGTTCGCCGGGGCGCCGTCGGACGCGCTGCTGATCCGGCTCGATCTCGAGGGGATCGCCGCCTCGGCCGGGAGCGCGTGCGCCGCCGGCTCGCTCGAGCCCAGCCATGTTGCCGCGGCGATCGGGCTCGACGAGCGCCGCCGGCGGAGCGTCGTCCGCTTCTCGCTGGGCCGCGGGACTACCGAGCGCGAGATCGACGAGGTCGTTGGCCGCCTGCCGGCACTGGTCGCCGCGGTGCGCGTGCCGCTCTCCGTCTAG